The following coding sequences lie in one Panicum virgatum strain AP13 chromosome 6N, P.virgatum_v5, whole genome shotgun sequence genomic window:
- the LOC120679918 gene encoding type IV inositol polyphosphate 5-phosphatase 9-like isoform X1: MQEGHSETVNYRVFAGTWNVGGEAPPDDLDLEDWLDTKAGSYDDIYVLGFQEMVPLNARSVLGPKQRSAAMKWQRLIGDALNGGRSVQDGEDAAQGAAMDHGQGVFRCVVSKQMVGIFVSVWARSGLRRHFRHPGVSAVGAGVLGWLGNKGAVSVRFLLHDTSFCFVCCHLASGGEDGDALRRNANAAGILSRTSFLNSAGARRAPAPEELPKKILDHDRVVLLGDLNYRIAMDDAEARQLVRARKWSMLLENDELLLELSGGRQFDGWREGHVTFAPTYKYHRNSDQFCWCADGGAAARDKQHRAPAWCDRILWRGKGMRQIRYERCGGYRLSDHRPVRAEFYAVCEVVESKHG, encoded by the exons ATGCAAGAGGGGCACAGCGAGACCGTCAACTACAG GGTGTTCGCCGGCACGTGgaacgtcggcggcgaggcgccgccggATGATCTTGACCTGGAGGATTGGCTGGACACCAAGGCCGGCTCCTACGACGACATCTACGTTCTCGG GTTCCAGGAGATGGTGCCACTGAATGCGAGGAGCGTGCTCGGCCCCAAGCAGAGATCGGCAGCCATGAAGTGGCAGCGGCTGATCGGGGACGCACTGAACGGCGGGAGGAGCGTGCAGGATGGAGAAGACGCGGCGCAAGGAGCGGCCATGGATCACGGACAGGGCGTGTTCAGGTGCGTCGTGAGCAAGCAGATGGTCGGCATCTTCGTCTCCGTCTGGGCAAGGAGCGGCCTCCGCCGGCACTTCCGCCACCCCGGCGTCTccgccgtcggcgccggcgtcctCGGCTGGCTCGGCAACAAG GGCGCGGTGTCCGTCCGGTTCTTGCTGCACGACACGAGCTTCTGCTTCGTCTGCTGCCACCTGGcctccggcggcgaggacggcgacgCGCTACGCCGGAACGCCAACGCGGCGGGCATCCTCTCGAGGACGAGCTTCCTCAactccgccggcgcgcggcgggcacCGGCACCGGAGGAGCTGCCCAAGAAGATTCTTGACCATGA TCGAGTGGTGTTGCTCGGCGACCTCAACTACCGGATCGCCATGGACGACGCCGAGGCGCGGCAGCTGGTAAGGGCCAGGAAATGGAGCATGCTGCTGGAGAATGACGAGCTGCTACTCGAGCTCTCCGGGGGCCGGCAGTTCGACGGCTGGCGCGAGGGCCACGTCACCTTCGCCCCGACCTACAAGTACCACCGCAACTCCGACCAGTTCTGCTGgtgcgccgacggcggcgctgccgcccgCGACAAGCAGCACCGCGCGCCGGCATG GTGCGACCGGATCCTTTGGCGAGGCAAGGGGATGAGGCAGATTCGGTACGAGCGGTGCGGTGGCTACCGGCTCTCCGATCACCGGCCGGTGAGGGCCGAATTCTACGCTGTGTGTGAGGTGGTGGAAAGCAAGCATGGTTAA
- the LOC120679918 gene encoding type IV inositol polyphosphate 5-phosphatase 9-like isoform X2 gives MVPLNARSVLGPKQRSAAMKWQRLIGDALNGGRSVQDGEDAAQGAAMDHGQGVFRCVVSKQMVGIFVSVWARSGLRRHFRHPGVSAVGAGVLGWLGNKGAVSVRFLLHDTSFCFVCCHLASGGEDGDALRRNANAAGILSRTSFLNSAGARRAPAPEELPKKILDHDRVVLLGDLNYRIAMDDAEARQLVRARKWSMLLENDELLLELSGGRQFDGWREGHVTFAPTYKYHRNSDQFCWCADGGAAARDKQHRAPAWCDRILWRGKGMRQIRYERCGGYRLSDHRPVRAEFYAVCEVVESKHG, from the exons ATGGTGCCACTGAATGCGAGGAGCGTGCTCGGCCCCAAGCAGAGATCGGCAGCCATGAAGTGGCAGCGGCTGATCGGGGACGCACTGAACGGCGGGAGGAGCGTGCAGGATGGAGAAGACGCGGCGCAAGGAGCGGCCATGGATCACGGACAGGGCGTGTTCAGGTGCGTCGTGAGCAAGCAGATGGTCGGCATCTTCGTCTCCGTCTGGGCAAGGAGCGGCCTCCGCCGGCACTTCCGCCACCCCGGCGTCTccgccgtcggcgccggcgtcctCGGCTGGCTCGGCAACAAG GGCGCGGTGTCCGTCCGGTTCTTGCTGCACGACACGAGCTTCTGCTTCGTCTGCTGCCACCTGGcctccggcggcgaggacggcgacgCGCTACGCCGGAACGCCAACGCGGCGGGCATCCTCTCGAGGACGAGCTTCCTCAactccgccggcgcgcggcgggcacCGGCACCGGAGGAGCTGCCCAAGAAGATTCTTGACCATGA TCGAGTGGTGTTGCTCGGCGACCTCAACTACCGGATCGCCATGGACGACGCCGAGGCGCGGCAGCTGGTAAGGGCCAGGAAATGGAGCATGCTGCTGGAGAATGACGAGCTGCTACTCGAGCTCTCCGGGGGCCGGCAGTTCGACGGCTGGCGCGAGGGCCACGTCACCTTCGCCCCGACCTACAAGTACCACCGCAACTCCGACCAGTTCTGCTGgtgcgccgacggcggcgctgccgcccgCGACAAGCAGCACCGCGCGCCGGCATG GTGCGACCGGATCCTTTGGCGAGGCAAGGGGATGAGGCAGATTCGGTACGAGCGGTGCGGTGGCTACCGGCTCTCCGATCACCGGCCGGTGAGGGCCGAATTCTACGCTGTGTGTGAGGTGGTGGAAAGCAAGCATGGTTAA